One Brassica napus cultivar Da-Ae chromosome C4, Da-Ae, whole genome shotgun sequence genomic region harbors:
- the LOC106366116 gene encoding uncharacterized protein LOC106366116, producing the protein MGLFGFWSGLMGFARFVLWPVLQLKPRSTEARSGVSPSLHHFSSSSPLCFHHPIPRDRFLSINFAFNSSLWFLFIFPLSSSFIYCFFTRLQIKTLETLSMAMKPHGKSIMSSDSDEKSVFFKDLSLGPNEAQLKFRLIHFWEAWNPVKKTLIGMEMLLIDEQGTVIQGFISPGRIEKYLPDMKRGSVYKLNNFYGSRNKSVFRVADHTVTVSFSWNSELKVLLNCPTHFDADSFRFHSYEEFQANCDLKGDLYDVVGHMKLVNGQSIVEAPVLDEVEIAKARRVLIHVQSHDGPVMKLYLWDQAARDFCKKFNSYEGTPTVLLVTTVNTKTLGGTLALTSMSSSRVFMDYEVQPTIDYFSWLGSNPAIAEQVNAEVVTKRETMTIGEIFSYIEQESAKDAFFECTATIDDVVHGCSWYYIACSGCHSKVINGPTSLICTSKKCGKVNASGVPQYLSKISVYDNSDQAVFVLLGDAGRELTGKPASELVRSYFEANGNEGVNLEAPVPEALISTIGQKHKFCVKVTEHNFSGKTRSLTVTKILPLDPQPTTVSSEDNHTAATSEETSENRVDSADGSKRTCDSSELERVKRPKCGN; encoded by the exons ATGGGTTTGTTCGGTTTTTGGTCTGGGTTAATGGGCTTCGCCAGGTTTGTGTTATGGCCTGTTCTTCAGCTTAAACCTAGGTCTACGGAGGCGCGTTCTGGAGTCTCTCCTTCTCTTCACCATTTCTCTTCGTCTTCTCCTCTGTGTTTTCATCATCCGATTCCTCGCGATCGGTTTCTCTCAATCAATTTCGCCTTCAATTCTTCTTTATGGTTTCTTTTCATCTTCCCCCTTTCCTCCTCCTTTATATATTGTTTCTTCACCCGTCtacaaatcaaaaccctagaaactCTATCAATGGCGATGAAACCACATGGGAAGTCGATTATGTCATCCGATTCCGACGAAAAAAGCGTATTCTTCAAAGATCTCTCGCTGGGTCCCAACGAAGCTCAGTTGAAGTTTCGGCTCATCCATTTCTGGGAGGCTTGGAATCCGGTAAAGAAGACGCTTATTGGCATGGAGATGCTACTCATCGACGAACAG GGAACTGTTATTCAAGGATTTATTTCCCCAGGGCGTATTGAAAAATATCTGCCTGATATGAAGCGAGGCTCTGTTTACAAACTCAACAACTTCTACGGATCCAGAAACAAATCGGTGTTTCGGGTTGCTGATCATACCGTTACAGTGTCGTTCTCATGGAACTCGGAGTTGAAGGTTCTTCTAAACTGTCCCACTCATTTTGATGCGGACAGTTTCCGGTTCCATTCATATGAAGAGTTTCAAGCGAACTGCGACCTCAAAGGAGACCTCTACG ATGTTGTTGGCCACATGAAGTTGGTTAACGGTCAGAGTATCGTTGAGGCACCGGTTCTTGATGAAGTGGAGATAGCAAAAGCAAGGCGTGTTCTTATTCATGTCCAATCACATGA TGGACCGGTCATGAAGCTATACCTTTGGGATCAGGCTGCAAGAGACTTCTGCAAAAAGTTCAATTCGTACGAGGGCACACCCACTGTGTTACTGGTCACGACCGTCAACACGAAGACTCTCGGAG GTACTCTGGCCTTGACCTCAATGTCATCTTCGCGTGTGTTTATGGACTATGAAGTCCAACCTACAATAGACTACTTCAGTTG GTTGGGCTCTAATCCCGCAATTGCTGAGCAGGTTAATGCAGAGGTAGTCACCAAACGTGAGACAATGACTATAGGGGAAATATTCTCCTACATCGAGCAAGAATCCGCAAAG GATGCCTTCTTTGAGTGCACGGCTACGATCGATGACGTCGTGCATGGTTGTTCTTGGTATTACATTGCTTGCAGTGGGTGCCATTCTAAGGTTATCAACGGTCCAACTTCGTTGATCTGTACAAGCAAGAAGTGTGGAAAGGTTAATGCATCTGGTGTTCCACA GTACCTGTCAAAGATATCCGTTTATGACAACAGTGATCAAGCTGTCTTTGTGCTTCTTGGTGATGCTGGTCGTGAGCTGACTGGGAAGCCAGCATCAGAGTTAGTCAGAAGCTATTTTGAG GCTAATGGCAACGAAGGAGTTAACCTTGAGGCGCCAGTTCCGGAAGCTCTAATCAGCACCATAGGTCAGAAGCACAAGTTTTGTGTCAAAGTCACAGAGCATAACTTTTCAGGTAAGACCCGATCTCTTACCGTGACCAAGATCCTCCCACTAGACCCTCAGCCAACCACAGTGTCTTCGGAAGATAACCATACTGCTGCCACGTCTGAGGAAACATCTGAAAACCGTGTGGATTCAGCAGATGGGAGTAAGAGAACCTGTGATAGTTCTGAGCTGGAGAGAGTTAAACGCCCTAAATGTGGGAACTAG
- the LOC106396141 gene encoding SWR1-complex protein 4 isoform X2, with the protein MGGTDAKDILGLPKTPLSLTQEKKSRPQKESHRKPDGISREVYALTGGVAPLMPSIDVTHLKRPPPHDEKVAWQWLPVKSSARKDDLQLYHWVRVVNDVPPTGDYSFAKYNKSVDVLKYTDDEYENHLTDPVWTKEETDQLFELCERFDLRFTVIADRFPLSRTVEELKDRYYSVTRALLRARAQSPAELANHPLIKEPYDMTRDRERKRALSMVLSQSRHQEKKDAEILAEAKRITEMRLAARRAAEPDVPANENIGSVSPSSNSQLPATAVAPSTLTMADYASTLASLRMLHVYLRTYGLEQMVQAASSAVGLRTIKRVEQTLQDLGVNLKPKVPTKTVCDEHLELRKEILTLLNLQKQLQYKESEGSSHREGTYAAMPDTPKDRVFASEPFSFGAERPIKKEPKRKGPGRRSDTPSPAHKRPRKLKASDL; encoded by the exons ATGGGAGGTACGGACGCGAAGGACATCCTCGGGTTGCCGAAGACTCCACTGTCTCTAACCCAGGAGAAGAAATCTCGACCCCAGAAGGAGTCTCATCGAAAACCCGATGGCATCTCTCGCGAG GTTTATGCGCTTACCGGCGGCGTTGCGCCTCTTATGCCTTCAATTGATGTCACCCACTTAAAGCGACCTCCTCCACATGATGAGAAG GTTGCTTGGCAGTGGCTTCCCGTCAAAAGCTCTGCTAGGAAAGATGATTTGCAGCTCTACCATTGG GTTAGAGTGGTAAATGATGTTCCACCAACAGGTGACTATTCCTTTGCCAAATATAACAAG TCAGTTGATGTCTTGAAATACACTGACGATGAGTATGAGAACCATTTAACGGACCCT GTGTGGACTAAGGAAGAGACAGATCAGTTGTTTGAATTGTGTGAAAGGTTTGATCTCCGTTTCACTGTGATTGCTGATCGCTTTCCATTATCCCGGACTGTAGAGGAATTGAAGGATCGTTACTATAGTG TAACTCGGGCCCTGCTGCGTGCTAGAGCTCAGTCTCCAGCAGAGTTGGCAAACCATCCTCTTATAAAG GAGCCTTATGATATGACACGCGATAGAGAGCGCAAACGTGCATTGTCAATGGTCTTGTCCCAGAGTAGACACCAGGAGAAGAAAGATGCTGAG ATTCTTGCTGAGGCTAAGAGAATCACAGAGATGCGTTTGGCTGCGCGT CGTGCGGCAGAGCCTGATGTGCCTGCGAATGAGAATATCGGTAGTGTGTCTCCATCTTCCAACTCTCAACTTCCTGCAACTGCCGTGGCTCCATCAACACTAACTATGGCTGATTATGCCTCTACCCTTGCTTCTCTCCGCATG CTTCATGTATACTTGAGAACCTATGGACTTGAACAAATGGTCCAAGCTGCAAGCTCTGCTGTTGGTCTTCGAACGATCAAGCGCGTTGAGCAGACTCTGCAAGATCTCGGG GTTAATTTAAAGCCAAAGGTTCCTACAAAAACTGTGTGCGATGAGCATCTTGAATTACGGAAAGAAATTCTAACACTGCTGAATCTTCAGAAGCag CTACAGTATAAAGAATCAGAAGGTTCATCACACCGTGAAGGGACATATGCCGCAATGCCAGACACTCCAAAG GATCGTGTTTTCGCATCTGAGCCATTCAGTTTTGGAG CTGAAAGACCAATCAAGAAGGAACCAAAGCGGAAG GGTCCtggaagacgatcagatactcCTTCACCAGCTCATAAGCGCCCCAGAAAATTGAAAGCATC
- the LOC106396141 gene encoding SWR1-complex protein 4 isoform X4, whose product MGGTDAKDILGLPKTPLSLTQEKKSRPQKESHRKPDGISREVYALTGGVAPLMPSIDVTHLKRPPPHDEKVAWQWLPVKSSARKDDLQLYHWVRVVNDVPPTGDYSFAKYNKSVDVLKYTDDEYENHLTDPVWTKEETDQLFELCERFDLRFTVIADRFPLSRTVEELKDRYYSVTRALLRARAQSPAELANHPLIKEPYDMTRDRERKRALSMVLSQSRHQEKKDAEILAEAKRITEMRLAARRAAEPDVPANENIGSVSPSSNSQLPATAVAPSTLTMADYASTLASLRMLHVYLRTYGLEQMVQAASSAVGLRTIKRVEQTLQDLGVNLKPKVPTKTVCDEHLELRKEILTLLNLQKQYKESEGSSHREGTYAAMPDTPKDRVFASEPFSFGAERPIKKEPKRKGPGRRSDTPSPAHKRPRKLKASDL is encoded by the exons ATGGGAGGTACGGACGCGAAGGACATCCTCGGGTTGCCGAAGACTCCACTGTCTCTAACCCAGGAGAAGAAATCTCGACCCCAGAAGGAGTCTCATCGAAAACCCGATGGCATCTCTCGCGAG GTTTATGCGCTTACCGGCGGCGTTGCGCCTCTTATGCCTTCAATTGATGTCACCCACTTAAAGCGACCTCCTCCACATGATGAGAAG GTTGCTTGGCAGTGGCTTCCCGTCAAAAGCTCTGCTAGGAAAGATGATTTGCAGCTCTACCATTGG GTTAGAGTGGTAAATGATGTTCCACCAACAGGTGACTATTCCTTTGCCAAATATAACAAG TCAGTTGATGTCTTGAAATACACTGACGATGAGTATGAGAACCATTTAACGGACCCT GTGTGGACTAAGGAAGAGACAGATCAGTTGTTTGAATTGTGTGAAAGGTTTGATCTCCGTTTCACTGTGATTGCTGATCGCTTTCCATTATCCCGGACTGTAGAGGAATTGAAGGATCGTTACTATAGTG TAACTCGGGCCCTGCTGCGTGCTAGAGCTCAGTCTCCAGCAGAGTTGGCAAACCATCCTCTTATAAAG GAGCCTTATGATATGACACGCGATAGAGAGCGCAAACGTGCATTGTCAATGGTCTTGTCCCAGAGTAGACACCAGGAGAAGAAAGATGCTGAG ATTCTTGCTGAGGCTAAGAGAATCACAGAGATGCGTTTGGCTGCGCGT CGTGCGGCAGAGCCTGATGTGCCTGCGAATGAGAATATCGGTAGTGTGTCTCCATCTTCCAACTCTCAACTTCCTGCAACTGCCGTGGCTCCATCAACACTAACTATGGCTGATTATGCCTCTACCCTTGCTTCTCTCCGCATG CTTCATGTATACTTGAGAACCTATGGACTTGAACAAATGGTCCAAGCTGCAAGCTCTGCTGTTGGTCTTCGAACGATCAAGCGCGTTGAGCAGACTCTGCAAGATCTCGGG GTTAATTTAAAGCCAAAGGTTCCTACAAAAACTGTGTGCGATGAGCATCTTGAATTACGGAAAGAAATTCTAACACTGCTGAATCTTCAGAAGCag TATAAAGAATCAGAAGGTTCATCACACCGTGAAGGGACATATGCCGCAATGCCAGACACTCCAAAG GATCGTGTTTTCGCATCTGAGCCATTCAGTTTTGGAG CTGAAAGACCAATCAAGAAGGAACCAAAGCGGAAG GGTCCtggaagacgatcagatactcCTTCACCAGCTCATAAGCGCCCCAGAAAATTGAAAGCATC
- the LOC106396143 gene encoding MYB-like transcription factor EOBI, translating to MEDYEQNSNSPAHEEDSDVRKGPWTEDEDAILVNFVSIHGDARWNHIARSSGLKRTGKSCRLRWLNYLRPDVRRGNITLEEQFMILKLHSLWGNRWSKIAQYLPGRTDNEIKNYWRTRVQKQAKHLRCDVNSSLFKETMKNVWMPRLVERINAQTPSPTYEQVESMVTDPPIEEPNPVEPDFVQFNQNYHCQQQQFVPASDVSATSSNSPAETLSDVQGGVVNGTVYDPPGQTGFGGFNDWGCVGGDNMWTDEDSFWLLQDQLCNEMTSYSYN from the exons ATGGAAGATTACGAGCAAAACTCAAACTCTCCAGCTCATGAAGAAGATTCTGATGTACGGAAAGGTCCATGGACTGAAGACGAAGATGCTATTCTCGTCAACTTCGTTTCCATCCACGGCGATGCTCGCTGGAACCACATAGCTCGTTCCTCAG GACTTAAGAGAACTGGTAAGAGTTGTAGATTAAGATGGCTTAACTACTTGCGTCCAGATGTTAGACGAGGCAACATCACTCTCGAAGAACAATTTATGATCCTCAAACTCCATTCTCTATGGGGCAATag GTGGTCAAAGATTGCACAATACCTACCGGGAAGAACAGATAATGAAATAAAGAATTATTGGAGGACCCGGGTGCAGAAACAAGCTAAACACCTTAGATGCGATGTTAATAGCAGTCTTTTCAAGGAGACAATGAAAAATGTTTGGATGCCTAGACTAGTGGAAAGAATCAACGCCCAAACACCATCCCCCACGTATGAGCAAGTGGAGTCTATGGTCACCGATCCACCTATCGAGGAACCGAATCCGGTCGAACCGGATTTTGTTCAATTTAACCAGAATTATCATTGTCAACAGCAACAGTTTGTGCCAGCGTCAGACGTGTCGGCAACGTCTTCGAATTCGCCAGCTGAGACGTTATCAGACGTTCAAGGAGGGGTAGTGAACGGGACGGTTTATGATCCACCGGGTCAAACGGGTTTCGGTGGGTTCAACGATTGGGGCTGTGTTGGTGGGGACAACATGTGGACCGATGAGGACAGTTTTTGGTTATTGCAGGACCAGTTGTGTAATGAAATGACATCGTATTCGTATAATTAA
- the LOC106396141 gene encoding SWR1-complex protein 4 isoform X3, giving the protein MGGTDAKDILGLPKTPLSLTQEKKSRPQKESHRKPDGISREVYALTGGVAPLMPSIDVTHLKRPPPHDEKVAWQWLPVKSSARKDDLQLYHWVRVVNDVPPTGDYSFAKYNKSVDVLKYTDDEYENHLTDPVSVWTKEETDQLFELCERFDLRFTVIADRFPLSRTVEELKDRYYSVTRALLRARAQSPAELANHPLIKEPYDMTRDRERKRALSMVLSQSRHQEKKDAEILAEAKRITEMRLAARRAAEPDVPANENIGSVSPSSNSQLPATAVAPSTLTMADYASTLASLRMLHVYLRTYGLEQMVQAASSAVGLRTIKRVEQTLQDLGVNLKPKVPTKTVCDEHLELRKEILTLLNLQKQYKESEGSSHREGTYAAMPDTPKDRVFASEPFSFGAERPIKKEPKRKGPGRRSDTPSPAHKRPRKLKASDL; this is encoded by the exons ATGGGAGGTACGGACGCGAAGGACATCCTCGGGTTGCCGAAGACTCCACTGTCTCTAACCCAGGAGAAGAAATCTCGACCCCAGAAGGAGTCTCATCGAAAACCCGATGGCATCTCTCGCGAG GTTTATGCGCTTACCGGCGGCGTTGCGCCTCTTATGCCTTCAATTGATGTCACCCACTTAAAGCGACCTCCTCCACATGATGAGAAG GTTGCTTGGCAGTGGCTTCCCGTCAAAAGCTCTGCTAGGAAAGATGATTTGCAGCTCTACCATTGG GTTAGAGTGGTAAATGATGTTCCACCAACAGGTGACTATTCCTTTGCCAAATATAACAAG TCAGTTGATGTCTTGAAATACACTGACGATGAGTATGAGAACCATTTAACGGACCCTGTAAGT GTGTGGACTAAGGAAGAGACAGATCAGTTGTTTGAATTGTGTGAAAGGTTTGATCTCCGTTTCACTGTGATTGCTGATCGCTTTCCATTATCCCGGACTGTAGAGGAATTGAAGGATCGTTACTATAGTG TAACTCGGGCCCTGCTGCGTGCTAGAGCTCAGTCTCCAGCAGAGTTGGCAAACCATCCTCTTATAAAG GAGCCTTATGATATGACACGCGATAGAGAGCGCAAACGTGCATTGTCAATGGTCTTGTCCCAGAGTAGACACCAGGAGAAGAAAGATGCTGAG ATTCTTGCTGAGGCTAAGAGAATCACAGAGATGCGTTTGGCTGCGCGT CGTGCGGCAGAGCCTGATGTGCCTGCGAATGAGAATATCGGTAGTGTGTCTCCATCTTCCAACTCTCAACTTCCTGCAACTGCCGTGGCTCCATCAACACTAACTATGGCTGATTATGCCTCTACCCTTGCTTCTCTCCGCATG CTTCATGTATACTTGAGAACCTATGGACTTGAACAAATGGTCCAAGCTGCAAGCTCTGCTGTTGGTCTTCGAACGATCAAGCGCGTTGAGCAGACTCTGCAAGATCTCGGG GTTAATTTAAAGCCAAAGGTTCCTACAAAAACTGTGTGCGATGAGCATCTTGAATTACGGAAAGAAATTCTAACACTGCTGAATCTTCAGAAGCag TATAAAGAATCAGAAGGTTCATCACACCGTGAAGGGACATATGCCGCAATGCCAGACACTCCAAAG GATCGTGTTTTCGCATCTGAGCCATTCAGTTTTGGAG CTGAAAGACCAATCAAGAAGGAACCAAAGCGGAAG GGTCCtggaagacgatcagatactcCTTCACCAGCTCATAAGCGCCCCAGAAAATTGAAAGCATC
- the BNAC04G52390D gene encoding uncharacterized protein BNAC04G52390D, with amino-acid sequence MASIVMFLRALMSCLLTPNEEPTAAASLSAVKLYRNVAGDHHEFIIETTCGVNDMDEGFHWNIVKNHLLM; translated from the coding sequence ATGGCGTCGATAGTGATGTTCCTTCGAGCACTGATGAGTTGCCTTCTTACGCCCAACGAGGAGCCGACCGCGGCGGCTTCTTTGTCAGCGGTGAAACTTTACAGAAATGTTGCCGGCGATCATCACGAGTTTATTATCGAAACTACGTGTGGGGTCAACGATATGGATGAAGGGTTTCACTGGAACATCGTCAAGAACCACTTGTTGATGTAA
- the LOC106396141 gene encoding SWR1-complex protein 4 isoform X1, with product MGGTDAKDILGLPKTPLSLTQEKKSRPQKESHRKPDGISREVYALTGGVAPLMPSIDVTHLKRPPPHDEKVAWQWLPVKSSARKDDLQLYHWVRVVNDVPPTGDYSFAKYNKSVDVLKYTDDEYENHLTDPVSVWTKEETDQLFELCERFDLRFTVIADRFPLSRTVEELKDRYYSVTRALLRARAQSPAELANHPLIKEPYDMTRDRERKRALSMVLSQSRHQEKKDAEILAEAKRITEMRLAARRAAEPDVPANENIGSVSPSSNSQLPATAVAPSTLTMADYASTLASLRMLHVYLRTYGLEQMVQAASSAVGLRTIKRVEQTLQDLGVNLKPKVPTKTVCDEHLELRKEILTLLNLQKQLQYKESEGSSHREGTYAAMPDTPKDRVFASEPFSFGAERPIKKEPKRKGPGRRSDTPSPAHKRPRKLKASDL from the exons ATGGGAGGTACGGACGCGAAGGACATCCTCGGGTTGCCGAAGACTCCACTGTCTCTAACCCAGGAGAAGAAATCTCGACCCCAGAAGGAGTCTCATCGAAAACCCGATGGCATCTCTCGCGAG GTTTATGCGCTTACCGGCGGCGTTGCGCCTCTTATGCCTTCAATTGATGTCACCCACTTAAAGCGACCTCCTCCACATGATGAGAAG GTTGCTTGGCAGTGGCTTCCCGTCAAAAGCTCTGCTAGGAAAGATGATTTGCAGCTCTACCATTGG GTTAGAGTGGTAAATGATGTTCCACCAACAGGTGACTATTCCTTTGCCAAATATAACAAG TCAGTTGATGTCTTGAAATACACTGACGATGAGTATGAGAACCATTTAACGGACCCTGTAAGT GTGTGGACTAAGGAAGAGACAGATCAGTTGTTTGAATTGTGTGAAAGGTTTGATCTCCGTTTCACTGTGATTGCTGATCGCTTTCCATTATCCCGGACTGTAGAGGAATTGAAGGATCGTTACTATAGTG TAACTCGGGCCCTGCTGCGTGCTAGAGCTCAGTCTCCAGCAGAGTTGGCAAACCATCCTCTTATAAAG GAGCCTTATGATATGACACGCGATAGAGAGCGCAAACGTGCATTGTCAATGGTCTTGTCCCAGAGTAGACACCAGGAGAAGAAAGATGCTGAG ATTCTTGCTGAGGCTAAGAGAATCACAGAGATGCGTTTGGCTGCGCGT CGTGCGGCAGAGCCTGATGTGCCTGCGAATGAGAATATCGGTAGTGTGTCTCCATCTTCCAACTCTCAACTTCCTGCAACTGCCGTGGCTCCATCAACACTAACTATGGCTGATTATGCCTCTACCCTTGCTTCTCTCCGCATG CTTCATGTATACTTGAGAACCTATGGACTTGAACAAATGGTCCAAGCTGCAAGCTCTGCTGTTGGTCTTCGAACGATCAAGCGCGTTGAGCAGACTCTGCAAGATCTCGGG GTTAATTTAAAGCCAAAGGTTCCTACAAAAACTGTGTGCGATGAGCATCTTGAATTACGGAAAGAAATTCTAACACTGCTGAATCTTCAGAAGCag CTACAGTATAAAGAATCAGAAGGTTCATCACACCGTGAAGGGACATATGCCGCAATGCCAGACACTCCAAAG GATCGTGTTTTCGCATCTGAGCCATTCAGTTTTGGAG CTGAAAGACCAATCAAGAAGGAACCAAAGCGGAAG GGTCCtggaagacgatcagatactcCTTCACCAGCTCATAAGCGCCCCAGAAAATTGAAAGCATC